A single genomic interval of Euwallacea similis isolate ESF13 chromosome 2, ESF131.1, whole genome shotgun sequence harbors:
- the mip40 gene encoding protein lin-37 homolog isoform X1 yields MTKKRRLSSSLPVKVEIKEENVGNEYLMAKGRLKGVLKQLTEKSSDDESESSDEGQIRRRRGDRKSHNQIVPTPYHHTYVMKLYDRSVDLAKFEEETPLYPLCRAWMENQPKNPQKVIKRRTSSPEPENSWDESEVVDVRRLPPPSKAFETRIPSPLPEQLEQSKNNINLDYEECPPTDKNTLIRNHLQRWVKVKKKWIEASAKNEERFESSFKTLQTIYNKAQERADES; encoded by the exons ATGACGAAAAAACGTAGACTTTCAAGTTCTTTGCCAGTGAAAGTTGAAATCAAGGAGGAAAATGTgggaaatgaatatttaatggcTAAAGGCAGACTGAAAGGGGTACTCAAACAACTTACAGAAAAGTCTTCTGACGATGAGAGCGAATCCTCAGATGAGGGACAAATCAGGAGGAGAAGAGg TGATAGAAAGTCACATAATCAGATAGTGCCCACCCCATATCACCACACCTACGTTATGAAACTATATGATCGAAGTGTAGATTTAGCAAAGTTTGAAGAAGAAACACCATTATACCCACTTTGTAGAGCGTGGATGGAAAATCAGCCAAAGAATCCTCAGAAAGTTATAAA ACGCAGAACATCATCACCAGAGCCTGAAAATTCTTGGGATGAGTCAGAAGTTGTAGATGTTAGAAGACTTCCCCCTCCTTCCAAAGCCTTTGAAACTAGAATACCTTCACCTTTACCTGAACAGCTTGAACAATCAAAAAACAACATTAACTTGGATTAT GAAGAATGTCCACCAACTGACAAAAATACCTTGATACGTAATCATTTGCAAAGATGGGtcaaagtgaaaaaaaagtgGATTGAAGCATCGGCGAAAAATGAGGAGAGATTTGAAAGTAGCTTTAAGACACTGCAGACAATTTATAATAA GGCTCAAGAACGCGCAGACGAATCGTGA
- the LOC136417888 gene encoding protein zer-1 homolog: protein MLQSSRCRHSSIILAEACCFCNSSAPQKLLDLCFNYINKYLITICEYTGYSAYLKLKEGISLPVEMCEKLLTVRSQSLESIDSTFVNIFKDTRNTRLKRVQLRKSKILDHDLEILLSHNLLELELAQSKELTHNCIRHISKYGASLLSLSIGEGVDIFSHSIFYSLGDRVQSHIMNVPNLRRFSLKSCRELPDDFYALLLSPMSCLTYLDLSNCGSLDDFKYSEHLVNLRTLILYNVDKIEGMTEAICKLKNLTHLDISQSRDDHRRFTKPTATLSTLVENLPHLTSLDISGTDLAGTGVAETDKARGSDIPGLISRVSNPFHFLGLYETLHDACLRHDLPAKLIAGNANEEQILISALAYMDRTEMLQKVLNELFHLFRFETCQFVGQALNVVLEAMNRHLSERHIQISGSATLFYIVKGTSSELHEVVHVKRKIISTLLNGMSVHRNDETMMRNGCLTLCQFKIPIDVLFEYERLVDVLLYSVHGMSSSESFVQRIGIYLLNSLACQVDGQQKIRLGELGAINKMIWLISERLDRGYCDDVLEVAWSTMWNITDETPANCRKFLENNGMEYFLSCLKRFPDKEDLLRNMMGLLGNVAEVKELRHYLMHPEYLSVFSDLLESRCDGIEVSYNAAGVISHIASDGPDFWVVVEPSRQDVLDRMIKAIDSWNLESPRNINYRSFEPILHLVKVFHTPECQRWAVWALANLTKVYPEKYCHLVEKEGGLELLKEISQHLDPPAAIKDLAAIVIEHCVKYKNHDWQQELDG, encoded by the exons ATGCTGCAAAGTAGTAGATGCCGTCACTCTTCCATTATCCTCGCAGAGGCCTGTTGCTTTTGCAATTCGTCTGCGCCGCAGAAACTCCTTGACCTGTGCTTCAATTACATTAACAAATACCTCATAACAATATGCGAGTATACAGGCTACTCAGCCTACTTAAAGCTAAAGGAGGGTATTTCCTTGCCAGtggaaatgtgtgaaaaacTTCTAACTGTGCGGTCACAGAGTTTGGAAAGCATTGATTctacttttgttaacatttttaaagacacTCGTAACACTAGGTTGAAGAGAGTTCAGTTGAGGAAGAGCAAAATTTTAGATCATgatttagagattttgttAAGCCATAATTTGCTTGAGCTGGAGCTGGCTCAAAGCAAAGAATTAACTCATAATTGTATTAGACATATTTCAAAGTATGGTGCTAGTTTGCTGTCACTGAGTATCGGAGAAGGTGTAGATATATTTTCtcattcaatattttacagtttggGGGATCGGGTTCAGAGCCACATTATGAATGTCCCAAACTTACGTAGATTCTCTCTAAAGAGCTGTCGTGAATTGCCTGATGACTTTTACGCTTTACTTTTAAGTCCAATGAGTTGTTTAACATATTTAGATTTAAGCAATTGTGGCTCTCTGGACGACTTTAAATACTCTGAACACTTAGTCAATTTGCGTACCTTAATTTTGTACAACGTCGACAAAATCGAAGGGATGACTGAAGccatttgtaaattaaaaaacctgACCCATCTAGACATCTCTCAGAGCCGTGATGACCACAGGAGATTTACCAAACCTACCGCCACTTTGTCTACTTTAGTGGAAAACTTGCCCCATTTAACGTCTCTAGATATTTCGGGAACTGATTTAGCTGGAACTGGAGTGGCTGAAACAGACAAAGCCAGGGGTTCAGACATTCCTGGCTTGATTTCAAGAGTCAGCAATCCTTTCCATTTCCTGGGGCTGTATGAAACTCTTCATGATGCTTGTTTGAGGCATGACCTGCCTGCCAAATTG ATTGCAGGCAATGCCAACGAAGAGCAGATACTCATATCAGCCCTAGCTTACATGGACCGCACGGAGATGTTGCAGAAAGTGTTAAATGAATTGTTTCATTTGTTTAGATTTGAAACTTGCCAGTTTGTGGGGCAGGCTTTGAATGTTGTTTTAGAGGCAATGAATAGACACTTGAGTGAGAGGCATATTCAGATATCAGGGAG CGCCACTCTATTCTACATAGTCAAAGGAACTAGTAGTGAGCTTCACGAGGTAGTCCATGTAAAACGGAAAATAATTTCCACGCTTCTTAATGGCATGAGTGTGCATAGAAATGATGAAACCATGATGCGAAATGGCTGCTTAACATTATGTCAGTTTAAAATACCTATTGATGTT CTTTTTGAGTATGAGAGACTGGTAGATGTGCTTTTGTACTCAGTTCACGGAATGAGCTCTTCGGAGAGTTTTGTTCAGAGGATTGGCATTTATCTATTGAATTCATTGGCATGCCAAGTAGATGGGCAGCAAAAGATCCGGTTAGGTGAACTTGGGGCTATTAAC AAAatgatttggcttatttcggaaAGACTTGACAGGGGCTATTGTGACGATGTCTTGGAAGTTGCCTGGTCAACCATGTGGAACATCACAGATGAAACTCCAGCGAACTGCAGGAAATTCTTAGAAAACAATGGCATGGAGTATTTCTTGTCTTGTTTAAAG AGGTTTCCAGATAAAGAAGATTTGCTGAGAAATATGATGGGACTATTGGGTAATGTAGCTGAAGTGAAAGAGCTTCGGCACTATCTGATGCATCCAGAGTACTTGTCTGTATTTTCGGACCTGTTGGAGTCGAGGTGCGATGGCATTGAAGTCAGCTACAATGCTGCGGGGGTGATATCGCATATTG CTTCTGACGGTCCAGACTTCTGGGTGGTGGTGGAACCATCTCGCCAGGACGTACTAGATCGCATGATCAAAGCCATAGATAG TTGGAATTTGGAGTCTCCAAGGAACATCAACTATAGGTCATTCGAGCCAATACTGCACCTAGTGAAAGTGTTTCACACGCCAGAATGTCAACGATGGGCTGTCTGGGCATTGGCAAATCTCACTAAAGTTTATC CGGAAAAATACTGTCATTTAGTTGAAAAAGAGGGAGGCTTGGAACTGCTGAAGGAGATCAGTCAGCACCTGGACCCGCCTGCTGCTATTAAAGATCTTGCAGCGATTGTCATAGAGCATTGCgttaaatacaaaaaccaCGATTGGCAACAGGAATTGGATGGGTAG
- the mip40 gene encoding protein lin-37 homolog isoform X2, whose protein sequence is MTKKRRLSSSLPVKVEIKEENVGNEYLMAKGRLKGVLKQLTEKSSDDESESSDEGQIRRRRGRRTSSPEPENSWDESEVVDVRRLPPPSKAFETRIPSPLPEQLEQSKNNINLDYEECPPTDKNTLIRNHLQRWVKVKKKWIEASAKNEERFESSFKTLQTIYNKAQERADES, encoded by the exons ATGACGAAAAAACGTAGACTTTCAAGTTCTTTGCCAGTGAAAGTTGAAATCAAGGAGGAAAATGTgggaaatgaatatttaatggcTAAAGGCAGACTGAAAGGGGTACTCAAACAACTTACAGAAAAGTCTTCTGACGATGAGAGCGAATCCTCAGATGAGGGACAAATCAGGAGGAGAAGAGg ACGCAGAACATCATCACCAGAGCCTGAAAATTCTTGGGATGAGTCAGAAGTTGTAGATGTTAGAAGACTTCCCCCTCCTTCCAAAGCCTTTGAAACTAGAATACCTTCACCTTTACCTGAACAGCTTGAACAATCAAAAAACAACATTAACTTGGATTAT GAAGAATGTCCACCAACTGACAAAAATACCTTGATACGTAATCATTTGCAAAGATGGGtcaaagtgaaaaaaaagtgGATTGAAGCATCGGCGAAAAATGAGGAGAGATTTGAAAGTAGCTTTAAGACACTGCAGACAATTTATAATAA GGCTCAAGAACGCGCAGACGAATCGTGA